Proteins encoded in a region of the Flammeovirga yaeyamensis genome:
- a CDS encoding HmuY family protein, whose product MKKFITFLSAIAILSSCNSDDTTEAIVPEDTSSHDLQVSLYGMPIVEIEKEQYPGGPIVTTELDYNRQVYINLDAASADANADTTGVHWNDAEYYKFDIPEENTTGAGPEGWDIVMTYYHGITYDDQGTATPYYMTGGLINTSSVKAIRLNKEEIEGEGQTFVSYDDITFEEASAITLSSDAASIGSDWKVLDFATFTYKIVEDQYYIIESSDKKLYKLVFTDFYDLDSGTKGFPMFKFQRIIAE is encoded by the coding sequence ATGAAAAAGTTCATTACATTCCTATCAGCTATTGCTATCTTATCTTCTTGTAACAGCGATGACACTACAGAAGCAATCGTTCCTGAAGACACTTCTTCTCACGATTTACAAGTATCACTTTATGGAATGCCAATAGTTGAAATTGAGAAAGAACAATATCCAGGAGGACCAATAGTTACAACTGAGTTAGATTACAACCGTCAGGTATATATAAACTTAGATGCAGCTTCTGCAGATGCTAATGCCGATACAACAGGGGTACATTGGAACGACGCGGAGTATTATAAATTTGATATTCCAGAAGAGAACACAACAGGAGCAGGTCCAGAAGGTTGGGATATCGTAATGACCTATTACCACGGTATCACTTATGATGACCAAGGAACAGCCACTCCTTATTATATGACAGGTGGTTTAATCAATACATCTAGTGTAAAGGCTATTCGATTAAATAAAGAAGAAATTGAAGGTGAAGGTCAGACTTTCGTTTCTTATGATGATATTACATTTGAAGAAGCTTCAGCGATTACTTTATCATCGGATGCAGCATCAATTGGTTCGGATTGGAAGGTGTTAGATTTCGCAACATTTACTTACAAGATTGTAGAAGATCAGTATTATATCATCGAATCATCTGATAAAAAATTATACAAATTAGTATTCACAGACTTCTATGATTTGGACTCAGGAACAAAAGGATTCCCTATGTTCAAATTCCAAAGAATCATCGCCGAATAG
- a CDS encoding TonB-dependent receptor, giving the protein MRKLIYILFFIFPYSLWAQQNIEITVVDDDRLPLPGANVCLLTESGAKSYFVTNVDGQTNVSLSEKTFCTVSYMGFKTAEVELSPSSQNTTVKMKLDLLMLDQVVKTASVQPQTVDESIYRIQVIDGKQLEKIGAQTVQDALRFQPNINLAQDGVLGSKIIMQGLEGQHVKILIDGMPVVGRQGGDIDLGQLDVSSVDHIEVIEGPMSVIYGSNALAGTINIITKENKYKTLNASAKTYYESVGLFSVDANVSGAKNQHKWGVNAGTRLFNGFNPDESTRAMSFNPKDQYNADVYYGYKWKGWNTKVGGRFSREDLQIVGNYTNNANPIRAFDNYYTTDRGTVYGQFNKNFSNGDAFQGMISYNTYDRTGQTYFLKLDEGTKEQQGDDTYDAFQTWNARMSYEKRLNDWFKFDAGYELTDETGQGSKMKGDERLTENSLWTQLNIELNENWSLQPGARFIHHNQFDAPLIYSAHVKYQNEARWTGRLSFAKGFRAPSLKEMYMHFVDANHEIYGNPDLIPETSYSATANLNKDLDLSSKSVLRFEATGFYNHLFDVIDMAQGEGNSFVYMNISQKKTQGGTFKVSYNFNNQLKVDGGVTLTGISYDLENNGNFDFRYSTDFVSSLSYFWPSIDLSTRLDYKYTGKRTQLLLGTDEDNNSVVNEGYTDAYSMLNFSTTKNFKNKRYSVSAGVKNILDVTNVNNTASGGAHSGGSSSLIAWGRTYFVSLKINLNKK; this is encoded by the coding sequence ATGAGAAAATTAATTTACATACTATTTTTCATCTTCCCATATAGCCTATGGGCACAACAGAATATTGAAATTACTGTAGTTGATGATGATCGATTACCATTGCCTGGAGCCAATGTTTGTTTGTTGACAGAGTCTGGTGCTAAATCGTATTTTGTCACCAACGTGGATGGTCAGACGAATGTGTCATTATCAGAAAAAACGTTCTGTACGGTATCTTATATGGGATTTAAAACTGCAGAAGTAGAATTAAGTCCATCCTCTCAGAATACCACTGTTAAGATGAAGTTGGATTTACTGATGTTGGATCAGGTGGTGAAAACCGCTTCGGTACAACCTCAAACAGTGGACGAGTCAATCTATAGAATTCAAGTAATTGATGGCAAACAGTTAGAAAAAATTGGCGCCCAAACAGTGCAGGATGCATTAAGATTTCAACCGAATATCAACCTTGCTCAAGACGGTGTGTTAGGATCGAAAATCATTATGCAAGGGTTGGAAGGTCAGCATGTAAAAATACTGATTGATGGAATGCCCGTGGTAGGGCGACAAGGTGGTGACATCGATTTAGGTCAGTTAGATGTATCTTCTGTAGATCATATTGAAGTGATCGAAGGGCCCATGTCTGTGATCTATGGATCCAATGCTTTGGCTGGAACAATCAACATCATCACGAAAGAAAATAAGTACAAGACGCTGAATGCATCGGCTAAAACTTACTACGAATCGGTAGGGTTATTTAGTGTGGATGCCAATGTTTCTGGAGCAAAAAATCAACATAAATGGGGAGTGAATGCAGGCACTAGATTGTTCAATGGTTTTAATCCTGATGAGTCGACAAGAGCAATGTCTTTCAATCCAAAAGACCAGTACAATGCAGATGTCTATTATGGATATAAATGGAAAGGATGGAACACAAAAGTAGGTGGCCGCTTCAGTAGAGAAGACCTTCAGATTGTAGGAAATTATACCAATAATGCCAATCCGATTCGAGCATTCGATAACTATTATACAACAGATCGAGGAACAGTGTATGGACAGTTTAACAAGAACTTTTCGAACGGAGATGCTTTCCAAGGGATGATCTCTTACAATACTTACGATCGTACGGGCCAAACGTATTTCCTAAAGTTAGATGAAGGTACAAAAGAACAACAAGGTGATGATACGTACGATGCTTTCCAAACTTGGAATGCCCGAATGTCTTACGAAAAGCGATTAAACGATTGGTTTAAGTTTGATGCAGGTTACGAACTCACCGACGAAACGGGGCAAGGGTCTAAAATGAAAGGGGATGAGCGTTTGACAGAAAACTCTTTATGGACGCAATTAAATATTGAGTTGAATGAAAATTGGTCACTACAACCTGGAGCAAGATTTATTCATCACAATCAATTTGATGCTCCTTTGATTTATTCTGCCCACGTGAAGTATCAAAATGAAGCTCGATGGACAGGCCGGCTTTCTTTCGCAAAAGGTTTTAGAGCTCCATCATTAAAAGAAATGTACATGCATTTTGTGGATGCCAACCATGAAATCTACGGTAATCCTGATTTGATTCCAGAAACATCTTACAGTGCAACTGCCAACCTGAATAAAGATCTTGATCTATCATCAAAGTCTGTTTTGAGATTTGAAGCAACAGGGTTTTACAACCATCTATTTGATGTGATTGATATGGCGCAAGGAGAAGGCAATTCTTTTGTGTACATGAACATCTCACAGAAGAAAACACAAGGAGGTACATTTAAAGTATCCTATAATTTTAATAATCAATTAAAAGTAGATGGAGGGGTGACGTTAACGGGAATCAGTTATGATTTGGAAAACAACGGCAACTTCGATTTTAGATATTCTACCGATTTTGTTTCCTCACTTTCTTACTTCTGGCCATCGATTGATTTATCGACTAGGCTGGATTACAAATACACAGGAAAACGTACGCAGTTGTTATTGGGAACAGACGAAGACAACAACTCAGTGGTGAACGAAGGGTATACAGATGCCTACAGTATGCTGAACTTCTCTACTACCAAAAACTTTAAGAATAAAAGGTACTCGGTTTCTGCCGGGGTGAAAAATATTTTGGATGTCACCAATGTAAATAACACTGCTAGTGGAGGTGCACATTCAGGAGGATCATCTTCTTTGATCGCATGGGGGAGGACGTATTTCGTCTCTCTAAAAATCAATTTAAACAAAAAGTAA